The following coding sequences lie in one Rutidosis leptorrhynchoides isolate AG116_Rl617_1_P2 chromosome 4, CSIRO_AGI_Rlap_v1, whole genome shotgun sequence genomic window:
- the LOC139841854 gene encoding uncharacterized protein: protein MEKLIYALVHTARRLRRYFQAHPIQVLTDQPIKHVLTRPEIFGRMAKWAIELGEHEISFIPRHSVKGQVIADFLVELPFDMIKQGETPVTRRDMDEFWELYTDGASSEEGAGIGLLLISPNGEEITYAIRLKFAASNNEAEYEALLAGLRLEKSIDVQQLTAYVDSQLLASQLNGSFEARDTSMQKYLELTKTLVKNFVAFEIKQIPRNRNKKADALSKLASLLYDQFTKKVMVEVLERKSTDEDTLMATTQQKKTAG from the coding sequence ATGGAAAAGTTAATCTATGCCTTAGTGCACACGGCAAGGCGGCTAcgacgatattttcaagcacatccgataCAAGTCCTCACGGACCAACCGATCAAACACGTCCTGACAAGACCGGAGATTTTTGGAAGGATGGCGAAATGGGCAATAGAACTTGGCGAGCATGAAATCAGCTTTATCCCAAGACATTCAGTCAAGGGCCAAGTTATAGCCGACTTCCTGGTAGAACTCCCTTTTGATATGATCAAACAAGGTGAAACTCCCGTCACAAGAAGGGACATGGACGAATTCTGGGAACTATATACAGACGGTGCATCCAGCGAGGAGGGAGCCGGCATAGGTCTACTCCTCATATCCCCGAACGGAGAAGAAATAACCTACGCTATCCGGCTAAAGTTCGCCGCCTCAAACAATGAGGCCGAATATGAAGCTCTGCTAGCCGGATTACGCTTGGAAAAGAGCATCGACGTACAACAGCTCACCGCTTACGTTGACTCGCAACTACTAGCAAGTCAGCTAAACGGTAGTTTCGAAGCAAGAGACACATCGATGCAAAAATACCTAGAGCTTACAAAGACGCTAGTCAAAAACTTCGTGGCATTTGAAATCAAGCAAATACCCCGTAACCGTAACAAGAAAGCAGATGCTTTAAGCAAGCTTGCCTCCTTGCTTTATGATCAATTCACTAAAAAAGTCATGGTGGAGGTTCTGGAAAGAAAGTCAACCGACGAGGATACCCTCATGGCAACAACACAGCAAAAGAAGACTGCTGGATGA